One region of Vespula vulgaris chromosome 9, iyVesVulg1.1, whole genome shotgun sequence genomic DNA includes:
- the LOC127066213 gene encoding rho GTPase-activating protein 100F isoform X2: MQWRKHVRIKYGGRVGVGQGQQDRDQVQLQVRVVQLQRERGARLSYVCHQPQLSSTARRDCSAAAMLCCGRRKEGRGEVTDISASPGRQAPTNQLRPKEPPSLVIQGDFRKISGISSDIFKQIETVENDHDASTAAALEAVERRGDMVVRVIEPRQMGRQVSEAAKKFIAMQDPKHPIHLVEIIKRPGQTLGLYIREGNGVDRNDGVFISRIALETAVYNSGCLKVGDEILAVNLVDVTHMSLDDVVIIMSIPRRLILSTRHGPHQAVSHSRQAEHKAPPVVVIKRELNEDESDHATSNHVRDSSRRRGDGREMLPSRSQLGLTGLGSSQDLGSSNGDLYYNSRPEGHWSYQPPPPPVITHQPKPATAQHFQPYERGYPKTLESLAEKVHSFYTGPVMPSNDGRRMSTGGGMQSVAGRLSGQSQSSHYGYSQHTGSGRIIPRSGSDQHLPRVDYTSITMPARHTLLRSSLKSGTSALRYNTRYGTQADTPSITPRRNPVGTLTRRHRPSLDYASDTEATCSSSPKSAYYYYRHNMNNPPSSSAVSHLATLSRSQIGQGMAGLRSNSLPRSGRTLPQQPGIRSGLSTVASGLIDQEDSDGALSAPELPSIRRDRGRIPSSPSVFTSDEYRAWLSRTPSTSALYEQIRATTNRPPRYTYSAENIHAAASQGDYGSYGAYRPLSSTLDRLSTRSASAQQVNLANLRASTAISSTCHRGTGNPRPASVATSARSSLASQKPSLGSSASQRATSVRRIRNLLDLESTRSIPTPTPTRTQDQRLLDINPAEFLKYKIEKPPTVGTPSSTSSLLSSLGETSGGDLAGGVSGLLWVHLLAGRGLRSTTTSSAATTPSTPSGQPNLASCGLRDLYCVLECDRVHKARTVVRTGDLMFDWDETFELDLVGNRQLDLLVYSWDPQYRHKLCYKGSVHLATLLKEAAVHQLAVKVEPRGTIYLRLRYTDAQQTFRRRGLPVISLATRVAPLFGVDLDTVVSRESKTGGVPGGVSTALAMGVPNVPIIVWRCVEEVERRGLDIIGLYRLCGSATKKRILREAFERNARSVNLSPDNVPDINVITGVLKDYLRELPEPLFTKCLYQMMVDALAVCLPDDPQGNAKLMFSILDCLPKVNRCTLIYLLDHLAMVVSQCNKMSPASLAVCFGPVLMLHSEEGGPPLDFQQPIAVLKYLLEIWPIKSDSSEDFFSRFSASSSYASNRAQQQSAASGAAASSSTAAAAAAAAAGSATGTTTGTGNIGTNRAALAAATLTSSSTPNYSSRSPRTLHSSASAAANQASTEQAQIAGSTKPLTVQRRRFLHR; this comes from the exons ATGCAGTGGCGAAAACACGTGCGCATCAAGTACGGTGGTCGAGTCGGTGTCGGTCAAGGACAGCAGGATCGGGATCAGGTGCAGCTGCAGGTGCGCGTGGTGCAGCTGCAGCGGGAACGGGGCGCACGACTCAGCTACGTCTGTCATCAGCCTCAACTCTCGTCTACGGCTCGCCGCGATTGCAGTGCAGCAGCCATGCTCTGCTGCGGCCGGAGGAAA GAGGGCCGGGGGGAAGTGACAGACATAAGCGCAAGTCCTGGGAGGCAAGCTCCTACCAACCAGTTGCGCCCCAAGGAACCACCATCTTTGGTCATCCAGGGAGACTTCCGAAAA ATAAGCGGGATCAGTTCGGACATCTTCAAGCAGATCGAAACGGTCGAGAACGATCATGACGCCTCGACGGCAGCGGCCCTCGAAGCTGTTGAACGAAGGGGTGACATGGTCGTTCGCGTCATCGAGCCCCGACAAATGGGCAGACAAGTGTCCGAAGCGGCAAAGAAATTTATCGCGATGCAG GATCCTAAACACCCCATCCACCTCGTCGAGATAATTAAAAGGCCGGGACAGACGCTTGGCTTATATATACGCGAAGGTAATGGCGTGGACAGAAACGACGGCGTCTTCATCTCAAGGATAGCATTGGAAACGGCCGTCTATAACAGCGGCTGCTTGAAG GTAGGCGACGAGATCCTCGCGGTAAATTTAGTGGACGTGACGCACATGAGCCTAGACGACGTCGTCATCATTATGTCGATACCAAGGAGGCTCATTCTCTCGACCCGACACGGTCCCCATCAAGCTGTCTCTCACAGTCGTCAGGCCGAGCACAAAGCACCGCCGGTCGTAGTGATCAAGAGGGAACTGAACGAAGACGAGAGCGACCACGCTACGAGCAATCATGTCAG AGATAGCAGTCGCAGACGAGGCGACGGACGGGAAATGTTGCCCTCCCGATCGCAACTAGGCCTTACGGGTTTGGGATCGAGTCAAGATTTGGGTTCCAGTAACGGCGATCTTTATTACAATTCGAGACCGGAAGGACACTGGTCTTATCAACCGCCACCACCGCCGGTTATCACCCATCAACCGAAACCTGCCACCGCGCAACATTTTCAACCTTACGAGCGTGGATATCCGAAGACTTTGGAAAGTCTGGCCGAGAAA GTACACTCCTTCTATACCGGGCCAGTGATGCCCTCGAACGATGGACGTCGAATGTCCACCGGTGGCGGAATGCAATCGGTCGCGGGAAGATTGTCAGGGCAGAGCCAGTCCTCTCATTACGGTTACTCTCAGCACACCGGAAGTGGAAGGATCATTCCAAGAAGCGGTTCGGATCAACACCTGCCGCGCGTCGATTACACGAGCATAACGATGCCGGCTCGTCACACTCTTCTAAGATCGAGCTTAAAATCTG GAACGTCGGCATTGCGATACAACACCAGATACGGGACCCAAGCCGACACGCCATCGATCACACCGAGACGAAATCCAGTTGGTACCTTGACCAGGAGACACAGACCATCCTTGGATTATGCTTCCGATACCGAGGCCACGTGTTCGAGTTCACCGAAATCTGCCTACTACTATTACAGACACAATATGAATAATCCACCATCGAGCAGCGCCGTCTCGCACCTTGCCACCCTTTCGAGGTCGCAAATTGGTCAGGGTATGGCgg GATTGAGATCGAACTCTTTGCCGCGGAGTGGTAGAACGTTGCCGCAACAGCCAGGCATCAGGTCGGGTCTCAGTACGGTGGCATCAGGATTGATCGATCAGGAAGACAGCGACGGTGCTTTGTCGGCCCCGGAATTGCCTTCGATTAGACGGGATAGGG GTAGGATACCGTCGTCGCCCAGCGTATTCACTTCCGACGAATATCGAGCGTGGTTGAGCAGAACGCCTAGCACGAGCGCACTGTACGAGCAGATCAGGGCCACCACGAACCGACCACCGCGTTATACCTATAGCGCTGAAAATATTCACGCGGCGGCCAGTCAA GGCGATTATGGTAGTTACGGGGCATACAGACCACTCTCTAGTACCTTGGATCGGCTCTCGACGAGATCTGCCTCGGCACAACAAGTTAATTTGGCGAATTTAAGAGCGTCGACGGCTATTAGTTCGACGTGTCATCGGGGTACAGGCAATCCTAGGCCGGCATCGGTGGCTACAAGCGCACGTTCCTCCTTGGCAAGTCAAAAACCGTCGTTAGGAAGCTCGGCGAGTCAAAGGGCGACGTCAGTTAGAAGAATTAGAAACTTATTAGACCTCGAATCCACGAGAAGTATACCGACCCCCACACCTACCAGAACTCAGGATCAAAGACTGCTAGATATTAATCCTGCAG AGTTCCTCAAGTATAAGATAGAAAAGCCACCGACAGTGGGTACTCCGAGTTCGACCAGTTCCCTCTTGAGTTCGCTCGGGGAGACCAGCGGTGGTGATCTGGCAGGTGGGGTCAGTGGATTGCTCTGGGTACACCTGTTAGCGGGTCGCGGCCTTCGTTCGACTACAACCTCCTCGGCAGCAACTACGCCCTCGACGCCATCGGGTCAGCCTAATTTAG CTAGTTGTGGCCTGAGAGACTTATATTGCGTACTGGAGTGCGACAGAGTGCACAAAGCACGGACCGTCGTGCGAACGGGCGATTTGATGTTCGATTGGGACGAAACCTTCGAGCTGGATCTCGTAGGAAATCGGCAGCTGGATCTGCTCGTATATTCTTGGGACCCACAATATCGGCACAAACTCTGTTATAAAGGATCCGTACACTTGGCGACTTTGCTCAAGGAAGCGGCGGTGCATCAGTTGGCGGTTAAAGTCGAACCTCGAGGTACAATCTATTTAAGACTGCGATATACCGACGCCCAGCAGACTTTTAGACGCAGGGGATTACCAGTTATATCCCTCGCTACCAGAGTAGCGCCTTTGTTCGGAGTTGATCTCGATACCGTT GTTAGTCGAGAGTCAAAGACTGGAGGAGTTCCCGGTGGTGTTTCCACGGCACTAGCAATGGGAGTTCCAAATGTACCGATAATAGTTTGGCGATGCGTCGAGGAGGTTGAAAGGAGAGGCTTGGATATTATAG gCTTGTATAGACTTTGTGGCTCGGCAACTAAAAAGAGGATATTGAGAGAAgctttcgaacgaaacgcacgatcGGTCAATCTGTCGCCCGACAATGTACCAGACATAAACGTTATCACGG GCGTACTGAAAGATTATTTGCGTGAACTTCCGGAACCCCTCTTTACTAAATGTCTCTATCAAATGATGGTCGATGCGCTAGCCGTTTGTTTGCCCGACGACCCACAAGGCAATGCTAAACTTATGTTCAGTATATTGGATTGTTTACCTAAAGTTAACAGA TGTACGTTGATTTACTTATTGGACCATTTGGCAATGGTCGTTTCTCAATGCAACAAAATGTCACCAGCGAGTTTGGCCGTTTGTTTTGGACCAGTACTCATGTTACATTCGGAAGAAGGTGGTCCTCCGTTGGATTTCCAACAGCCGATCGCTgtattgaaatatcttttgGAAATATGGCCAATTAAGTCAG ACAGTTCGGAAGACTTCTTCAGTCGGTTCAGCGCTTCCTCGAGTTACGCCAGCAATCGAGCACAGCAACAGTCAGCAGCAAGTGGAGCAGcagcatcatcatcaacagcagcagcagcagcagcagcagcagcaggtTCAGCAACAGGTACAACAACAGGTACAGGGAACATTGGGACGAACAGGGCTGCTTTGGCAGCAGCCACCCTCACTTCATCGTCCACCCCAAACTACAGCAGCCGAAGCCCTCGCACCCTCCATTCGTCCGCCTCCGCCGCCGCCAATCAAGCCTCGACAG AGCAAGCGCAAATTGCCGGCTCTACCAAACCGCTAACAGTACAGAGACGCCGCTTCTTGCAcag GTGA
- the LOC127066213 gene encoding rho GTPase-activating protein 100F isoform X3 — protein sequence MQWRKHVRIKYGGRVGVGQGQQDRDQVQLQVRVVQLQRERGARLSYVCHQPQLSSTARRDCSAAAMLCCGRRKEGRGEVTDISASPGRQAPTNQLRPKEPPSLVIQGDFRKISGISSDIFKQIETVENDHDASTAAALEAVERRGDMVVRVIEPRQMGRQVSEAAKKFIAMQDPKHPIHLVEIIKRPGQTLGLYIREGNGVDRNDGVFISRIALETAVYNSGCLKVGDEILAVNLVDVTHMSLDDVVIIMSIPRRLILSTRHGPHQAVSHSRQAEHKAPPVVVIKRELNEDESDHATSNHVRDSSRRRGDGREMLPSRSQLGLTGLGSSQDLGSSNGDLYYNSRPEGHWSYQPPPPPVITHQPKPATAQHFQPYERGYPKTLESLAEKVHSFYTGPVMPSNDGRRMSTGGGMQSVAGRLSGQSQSSHYGYSQHTGSGRIIPRSGSDQHLPRVDYTSITMPARHTLLRSSLKSGTSALRYNTRYGTQADTPSITPRRNPVGTLTRRHRPSLDYASDTEATCSSSPKSAYYYYRHNMNNPPSSSAVSHLATLSRSQIGQGMAGLRSNSLPRSGRTLPQQPGIRSGLSTVASGLIDQEDSDGALSAPELPSIRRDRGRIPSSPSVFTSDEYRAWLSRTPSTSALYEQIRATTNRPPRYTYSAENIHAAASQGDYGSYGAYRPLSSTLDRLSTRSASAQQVNLANLRASTAISSTCHRGTGNPRPASVATSARSSLASQKPSLGSSASQRATSVRRIRNLLDLESTRSIPTPTPTRTQDQRLLDINPAEFLKYKIEKPPTVGTPSSTSSLLSSLGETSGGDLAGGVSGLLWVHLLAGRGLRSTTTSSAATTPSTPSGQPNLASCGLRDLYCVLECDRVHKARTVVRTGDLMFDWDETFELDLVGNRQLDLLVYSWDPQYRHKLCYKGSVHLATLLKEAAVHQLAVKVEPRGTIYLRLRYTDAQQTFRRRGLPVISLATRVAPLFGVDLDTVVSRESKTGGVPGGVSTALAMGVPNVPIIVWRCVEEVERRGLDIIGLYRLCGSATKKRILREAFERNARSVNLSPDNVPDINVITGVLKDYLRELPEPLFTKCLYQMMVDALAVCLPDDPQGNAKLMFSILDCLPKVNRCTLIYLLDHLAMVVSQCNKMSPASLAVCFGPVLMLHSEEGGPPLDFQQPIAVLKYLLEIWPIKSVRKTSSVGSALPRVTPAIEHSNSQQQVEQQHHHQQQQQQQQQQQVQQQVQQQVQGTLGRTGLLWQQPPSLHRPPQTTAAEALAPSIRPPPPPPIKPRQSKRKLPALPNR from the exons ATGCAGTGGCGAAAACACGTGCGCATCAAGTACGGTGGTCGAGTCGGTGTCGGTCAAGGACAGCAGGATCGGGATCAGGTGCAGCTGCAGGTGCGCGTGGTGCAGCTGCAGCGGGAACGGGGCGCACGACTCAGCTACGTCTGTCATCAGCCTCAACTCTCGTCTACGGCTCGCCGCGATTGCAGTGCAGCAGCCATGCTCTGCTGCGGCCGGAGGAAA GAGGGCCGGGGGGAAGTGACAGACATAAGCGCAAGTCCTGGGAGGCAAGCTCCTACCAACCAGTTGCGCCCCAAGGAACCACCATCTTTGGTCATCCAGGGAGACTTCCGAAAA ATAAGCGGGATCAGTTCGGACATCTTCAAGCAGATCGAAACGGTCGAGAACGATCATGACGCCTCGACGGCAGCGGCCCTCGAAGCTGTTGAACGAAGGGGTGACATGGTCGTTCGCGTCATCGAGCCCCGACAAATGGGCAGACAAGTGTCCGAAGCGGCAAAGAAATTTATCGCGATGCAG GATCCTAAACACCCCATCCACCTCGTCGAGATAATTAAAAGGCCGGGACAGACGCTTGGCTTATATATACGCGAAGGTAATGGCGTGGACAGAAACGACGGCGTCTTCATCTCAAGGATAGCATTGGAAACGGCCGTCTATAACAGCGGCTGCTTGAAG GTAGGCGACGAGATCCTCGCGGTAAATTTAGTGGACGTGACGCACATGAGCCTAGACGACGTCGTCATCATTATGTCGATACCAAGGAGGCTCATTCTCTCGACCCGACACGGTCCCCATCAAGCTGTCTCTCACAGTCGTCAGGCCGAGCACAAAGCACCGCCGGTCGTAGTGATCAAGAGGGAACTGAACGAAGACGAGAGCGACCACGCTACGAGCAATCATGTCAG AGATAGCAGTCGCAGACGAGGCGACGGACGGGAAATGTTGCCCTCCCGATCGCAACTAGGCCTTACGGGTTTGGGATCGAGTCAAGATTTGGGTTCCAGTAACGGCGATCTTTATTACAATTCGAGACCGGAAGGACACTGGTCTTATCAACCGCCACCACCGCCGGTTATCACCCATCAACCGAAACCTGCCACCGCGCAACATTTTCAACCTTACGAGCGTGGATATCCGAAGACTTTGGAAAGTCTGGCCGAGAAA GTACACTCCTTCTATACCGGGCCAGTGATGCCCTCGAACGATGGACGTCGAATGTCCACCGGTGGCGGAATGCAATCGGTCGCGGGAAGATTGTCAGGGCAGAGCCAGTCCTCTCATTACGGTTACTCTCAGCACACCGGAAGTGGAAGGATCATTCCAAGAAGCGGTTCGGATCAACACCTGCCGCGCGTCGATTACACGAGCATAACGATGCCGGCTCGTCACACTCTTCTAAGATCGAGCTTAAAATCTG GAACGTCGGCATTGCGATACAACACCAGATACGGGACCCAAGCCGACACGCCATCGATCACACCGAGACGAAATCCAGTTGGTACCTTGACCAGGAGACACAGACCATCCTTGGATTATGCTTCCGATACCGAGGCCACGTGTTCGAGTTCACCGAAATCTGCCTACTACTATTACAGACACAATATGAATAATCCACCATCGAGCAGCGCCGTCTCGCACCTTGCCACCCTTTCGAGGTCGCAAATTGGTCAGGGTATGGCgg GATTGAGATCGAACTCTTTGCCGCGGAGTGGTAGAACGTTGCCGCAACAGCCAGGCATCAGGTCGGGTCTCAGTACGGTGGCATCAGGATTGATCGATCAGGAAGACAGCGACGGTGCTTTGTCGGCCCCGGAATTGCCTTCGATTAGACGGGATAGGG GTAGGATACCGTCGTCGCCCAGCGTATTCACTTCCGACGAATATCGAGCGTGGTTGAGCAGAACGCCTAGCACGAGCGCACTGTACGAGCAGATCAGGGCCACCACGAACCGACCACCGCGTTATACCTATAGCGCTGAAAATATTCACGCGGCGGCCAGTCAA GGCGATTATGGTAGTTACGGGGCATACAGACCACTCTCTAGTACCTTGGATCGGCTCTCGACGAGATCTGCCTCGGCACAACAAGTTAATTTGGCGAATTTAAGAGCGTCGACGGCTATTAGTTCGACGTGTCATCGGGGTACAGGCAATCCTAGGCCGGCATCGGTGGCTACAAGCGCACGTTCCTCCTTGGCAAGTCAAAAACCGTCGTTAGGAAGCTCGGCGAGTCAAAGGGCGACGTCAGTTAGAAGAATTAGAAACTTATTAGACCTCGAATCCACGAGAAGTATACCGACCCCCACACCTACCAGAACTCAGGATCAAAGACTGCTAGATATTAATCCTGCAG AGTTCCTCAAGTATAAGATAGAAAAGCCACCGACAGTGGGTACTCCGAGTTCGACCAGTTCCCTCTTGAGTTCGCTCGGGGAGACCAGCGGTGGTGATCTGGCAGGTGGGGTCAGTGGATTGCTCTGGGTACACCTGTTAGCGGGTCGCGGCCTTCGTTCGACTACAACCTCCTCGGCAGCAACTACGCCCTCGACGCCATCGGGTCAGCCTAATTTAG CTAGTTGTGGCCTGAGAGACTTATATTGCGTACTGGAGTGCGACAGAGTGCACAAAGCACGGACCGTCGTGCGAACGGGCGATTTGATGTTCGATTGGGACGAAACCTTCGAGCTGGATCTCGTAGGAAATCGGCAGCTGGATCTGCTCGTATATTCTTGGGACCCACAATATCGGCACAAACTCTGTTATAAAGGATCCGTACACTTGGCGACTTTGCTCAAGGAAGCGGCGGTGCATCAGTTGGCGGTTAAAGTCGAACCTCGAGGTACAATCTATTTAAGACTGCGATATACCGACGCCCAGCAGACTTTTAGACGCAGGGGATTACCAGTTATATCCCTCGCTACCAGAGTAGCGCCTTTGTTCGGAGTTGATCTCGATACCGTT GTTAGTCGAGAGTCAAAGACTGGAGGAGTTCCCGGTGGTGTTTCCACGGCACTAGCAATGGGAGTTCCAAATGTACCGATAATAGTTTGGCGATGCGTCGAGGAGGTTGAAAGGAGAGGCTTGGATATTATAG gCTTGTATAGACTTTGTGGCTCGGCAACTAAAAAGAGGATATTGAGAGAAgctttcgaacgaaacgcacgatcGGTCAATCTGTCGCCCGACAATGTACCAGACATAAACGTTATCACGG GCGTACTGAAAGATTATTTGCGTGAACTTCCGGAACCCCTCTTTACTAAATGTCTCTATCAAATGATGGTCGATGCGCTAGCCGTTTGTTTGCCCGACGACCCACAAGGCAATGCTAAACTTATGTTCAGTATATTGGATTGTTTACCTAAAGTTAACAGA TGTACGTTGATTTACTTATTGGACCATTTGGCAATGGTCGTTTCTCAATGCAACAAAATGTCACCAGCGAGTTTGGCCGTTTGTTTTGGACCAGTACTCATGTTACATTCGGAAGAAGGTGGTCCTCCGTTGGATTTCCAACAGCCGATCGCTgtattgaaatatcttttgGAAATATGGCCAATTAAGTCAG TTCGGAAGACTTCTTCAGTCGGTTCAGCGCTTCCTCGAGTTACGCCAGCAATCGAGCACAGCAACAGTCAGCAGCAAGTGGAGCAGcagcatcatcatcaacagcagcagcagcagcagcagcagcagcaggtTCAGCAACAGGTACAACAACAGGTACAGGGAACATTGGGACGAACAGGGCTGCTTTGGCAGCAGCCACCCTCACTTCATCGTCCACCCCAAACTACAGCAGCCGAAGCCCTCGCACCCTCCATTCGTCCGCCTCCGCCGCCGCCAATCAAGCCTCGACAG AGCAAGCGCAAATTGCCGGCTCTACCAAACCGCTAA